Proteins from a single region of Pungitius pungitius chromosome 4, fPunPun2.1, whole genome shotgun sequence:
- the LOC119195454 gene encoding mesogenin-1-like has protein sequence MDTCSAALLNYSLQYQWLSDSDLSSISSSETLSPGLSMDSSLSPSSYQQLHQSTPKGAQSGYAHTLKCSPCSQSGRGRKSGRGSRMRSKQRESASEKEKLRMRDLTKALHHLRSYLPPSVAPAGQTLTKIDTLRLTISYISYLSAQLGLSEEALFQRREQGDTSTSEASSPDILGYFQHGAVGGQEALNQSLNQSLNQSLNQSPYQAQCHSQGTVLHSGSCGFGADRYDMQYFEGPMGDTSLGGILQSSPETQSCCQMGDCTPLVPREYWG, from the exons ATGGATACCTGCTCGGCCGCTCTGCTCAACTACAGCCTGCAGTACCAGTGGCTCTCCGACTCGGACCTCTCTAGCATCTCCTCCTCAGAGACCCTCTCGCCTGGCCTCTCCATGGACTCcagcctctctccctcctcttacCAGCAGCTGCATCAGTCCACTCCTAAGGGGGCCCAGAGCGGCTACGCCCATACCCTCAAGTGCTCGCCCTGCTCGCAGTCCGGACGCGGCAGGAAGTCGGGCCGAGGCAGCCGGATGCGCAGCAAGCAGAGGGAGAGCGCCAGCGAGAAGGAGAAGCTGAGGATGCGGGATCTGACCAAGGCTCTGCATCACCTCCGGTCCTACCTCCCGCCATCAGTGGCCCCCGCAGGACAGACCCTGACCAAGATAGACACCCTCCGGCTCACCATAAGCTACATCTCCTACCTGTCGGCCCAGCTGGGCCTCAGCGAGGAGGCGCTTTTCCAGAGGAGGGAACAAGGCGACACCTCGACCAGCGAGGCGTCCTCGCCAGACATCCTCGGCTACTTCCAGCACGGCGCCGTTGGGGGACAGGAGGCCCTGAACCAGAGCCTGAACCAGAGCCTGAACCAGAGCCTGAACCAGAGCCCGTACCAGGCCCAGTGCCACAGCCAGGGCACCGTGCTGCATTCTGGGAGCTGTGGTTTTGGGGCAGATCGGTACGACATGCAGTACTTTGAGGGTCCAATGGGAGACACGAGCCTGGGGGGCATCCTGCAGTCCTCTCCGGAAACACAGTCCTGCTGTCAG ATGGGTGACTGCACGCCGTTGGTTCCCAGAGAGTATTGGGGTTGA
- the sv2ba gene encoding synaptic vesicle glycoprotein 2Ba produces MDDPYRNNVSQQGTEGGEYTYTQDGGGQDGYPYQADYPAQDEDARSDATEGADEDEQMYEGEYQGVPHPDEIKEARRAARMEARRKARQAAQQEDEEENLPEQYETIMEDCGHGRFQWMLFFVLGLALMADGVDGFVVGFVLPSAEKDMCISNSDKGLLGLLVYVAMMVGALVWGGLSDKMGRRKCLIYVLTIDLVFSFLSCFAQSYGFFLFFRFCSGFGIGGSIPIVYTYYTEFLQMDKRGEHLSWLCMFWMLGGLYASFTAWGIIPHYGWGFAIGSELQIHSWRLFILVCLFPALAALVGVVFMPESPRFLLESARHDEAWMILRRVHDTNWKAKGEPERVFTATNIKTPQTEEDEFIEIQSDTGTAFQRWTVRHMTMLQQVMANIMSLSAPEFRLQGLFLVIVWFCLAFSYHGLGVWFPDMIKYMQYEEYESKVRVFHRERVERFHFNFSLVNQIHREGEYIHDKFANIEIKSVKFEDSLFENCYFEDVRSTNTFFENCTIKNTVFYNTDLWQEKFKDCRMENTTFLHPKKGCHLNFQEENDIVIYMVSFLGSLAVLPGNILSALFMDKIGRIRIIGGSMLASSACTFLLLLSFSQGAVICWQCLFYGTSVAAWNGLEVISVELYPSSKRGTAFGILNGICKLAAILASSIFAAFIGITKIVPIFLAFIALVCGGLVALKLPETREKILS; encoded by the exons ATGGATGACCCCTATCGCAACAACGTGAGCCAGCAGGGCACAGAAGGCGGGGAATACACCTACACCCAGGATGGCGGGGGCCAAGACGGCTACCCCTACCAGGCCGACTACCCTGCACAGGACGAGGACGCTCGCAGCGACGCCACCGAAGGCGCGGACGAGGACGAGCAGATGTACGAGGGGGAGTACCAGGGCGTCCCCCACCCCGACGAGATCAAGGAGGCGCGGCGGGCGGCTCGGATGGAGGCCCGGAGGAAAGCTCGTCAGGCTGCgcagcaggaggacgaggaggagaacctGCCAGAGCAGTACGAGACCATCATGGAGGACTGCGGCCACGGGCGCTTCCAGTGGATGCTGTTCTTCGTGCTGGGCCTGGCGCTGATGGCCGACGGAGTGGACGGCTTCGTGGTGGGCTTCGTCCTGCCCAGTGCGGAGAAGGACATGTGCATATCCAACTCCGACAAAGGGCTGCTGG GTCTGCTGGTGTACGTGGCCATGATGGTGGGGGCTCTGGTGTGGGGGGGTCTCTCTGACAAGATGGGGCGGAGGAAGTGTCTGATCTACGTCCTGACCATCGACCTGgtcttctccttcctgtcctGCTTTGCGCAGAGCTAcggcttcttcctcttcttccggTTCTGCTCCGGCTTTGG AATCGGCGGCTCCATCCCGATAGTGTACACCTACTACACCGAGTTCCTGCAGATGGATAAACGCGGGGAGCATCTGAGCTGGCTCTGCATGTTCTGGATGCTGGGAGGCCTGTACGCCTCCTTCACCGCCTGGGGAATCATCCCCCACTATg GCTGGGGCTTTGCCATCGGCTCTGAGCTTCAGATCCACAGCTGGAGGTTGTTCATCCTGGTGTGCCTCTTCCCCGCGCTGGCTGCACTTGTCGGAGTCGTCTTCATGCCCGAGAGCCCCCGTTTCCTCCTGGAG AGTGCCCGACACGATGAGGCGTGGATGATCCTTCGACGAGTTCACGACACTAACTGGAAGGCCAAGGGGGAGCCGGAGAGAGTGTTCACT GCAACCAACATCAAGACACCCCAAACCGAGGAGGACGAGTTCATAGAGATCCAGAGCGACACCGGGACGGCCTTCCAGCGCTGGACCGTCAGACACATGACCATGCTGCAACAG GTGATGGCGAACATCATGTCGCTATCAGCCCCGGAGTTCAGACTGCAAGGCCTCTTCCTGGTTATTGTCTGGTTCTGCTTGGCCTTCAG CTACCATGGGCTGGGAGTGTGGTTTCCGGACATGATCAAATACATGCAGTATGAGGAGTACGAGTCCAAGGTCAGAGTGTTCCACCGAGAACGGGTCGAACGCTTCCACTTCAACTTCTCCCTGGTCAACCAGATCCACCGCGAGGGAGAGTACATCCATGACAA GTTCGCTAACATTGAGATAAAGTCTGTCAAGTTCGAGGATTCTCTGTTTGAAAACTGCTACTTTGAGGACGTCAGGTCAACCAACACCTTCTTTGAGAATTGCACCATCAAAAACACTGTCTTCTATAACACAG ACCTCTGGCAGGAAAAGTTCAAAGACTGTCGAATGGAAAACACCACCTTCCTCCACCCGAAAAAGGGCTGCCATTTGAACTTCCAGGAGGAGAACGACATCGTCATCTACATGGTCAGCTTCCTGGGCAGTTTGGCTGTGTTGCCTGGCAACATCCTCTCTGCACTGTTCATGGACAAGATCGGAAGAATCCGAATCATAG GTGGTTCCATGCTGGCTTCGTCTGCCTgcaccttcctgctgctgctgagtttTAGTCAAGGAGCAGTAATATGTTGGCAGTGTCTCTTCTATGGCACCAGCGTCGCCGCCTGGAATGGATTAGAGGTCATTTCTGTGGAACTCTACCCATCCTCTAAAAG AGGGACAGCGTTTGGTATCCTGAATGGCATCTGTAAGCTTGCTGCCATACTCGCCAGCTCCATTTTTGCAGCCTTCATCGGCATCACTAAAATCGTCCCCATCTTCCTGGCCTTCATCGCCCTCGTCTGCGGAGGTCTGGTAGCCCTCAAGCTGCCCGAAACCCGGGAGAAGATCCTCTCCTGA